In the Haloferula helveola genome, one interval contains:
- a CDS encoding DUF1080 domain-containing protein, with protein sequence MQRLLAFCSLACVLHAGEPVSLFDGKTLNGWEGDPTYWRVENGCIVGEVTPDTLLKRNSFLIWRAGTVEDFELTVEYRVSDKGNSGINYRSIDTPDVKWALTGYQADIDGGDRWTGQNYEERGRTFLAYRGESVVLEPGQKPKVVKQLGTREELQKSVKKEDWNTYRIVAKGNLLQHYLNDVLMSEVNDLDPEKRKLSGLLGVQVHVGPPMKIEYRKIDLVRLDPEP encoded by the coding sequence ATGCAACGACTGCTCGCCTTTTGCTCCCTCGCCTGCGTGCTTCACGCCGGTGAGCCGGTTTCGCTCTTCGACGGCAAGACGCTCAACGGTTGGGAGGGCGACCCGACCTACTGGCGGGTCGAGAACGGCTGCATCGTCGGCGAGGTCACTCCCGACACGCTCCTCAAGCGGAACTCGTTCCTGATCTGGCGCGCCGGCACGGTCGAAGACTTCGAACTGACGGTGGAATACCGCGTCTCCGACAAGGGCAACTCCGGCATCAACTACCGCAGCATCGACACGCCCGACGTCAAATGGGCGCTGACCGGCTATCAGGCGGACATCGATGGCGGCGACCGCTGGACCGGCCAGAACTACGAGGAACGCGGTCGCACCTTCCTCGCCTACCGCGGCGAGTCGGTCGTGCTCGAACCGGGGCAGAAGCCGAAGGTCGTCAAGCAGCTCGGCACGAGGGAAGAGCTGCAGAAGTCGGTGAAGAAGGAGGACTGGAACACCTACCGGATCGTCGCGAAGGGAAACCTGCTCCAGCACTACCTGAATGACGTGCTGATGAGCGAGGTGAACGACCTCGATCCCGAAAAGCGCAAGCTCTCCGGCCTGCTCGGCGTGCAGGTGCATGTCGGGCCGCCGATGAAGATCGAATACCGCAAGATCGACCTCGTCCGCCTCGATCCGGAGCCCTGA
- a CDS encoding prenyltransferase/squalene oxidase repeat-containing protein, whose product MSLHAQLSPEARAALERQQRSSKAASLVIAILCTTLLALVMGFVLMPAFEKATPWPQAQYVYPETDEPIDEPRVKVSSTKPASPSAASANLLHVEASGPVAIPVPDNPVDSEAPFGTGDGFGTGFDDGMDDGAGPGGWTRLEPDFRKRCSKEDRIAQLQQGGGTAEIDERVIRALRFLKSTQAADGGWGTSNREAMTGLAVLAYLGHCETALSEEFGDSCLRGITFLTDKGMKGNGRLVENAADKHWPYQQAIATYALAESESIHHALGIDIPGLRGTVQKAGQLIIDSQHKSGGWDYGYDESSSRGGDLSITGWHVQALKACKLTKIDFRNLEGCARKALDYVEARQGSDGGFGYTGTAPVGNAGYCTLTGVGMLSLQMWDKGSRASVRKGAKYALAKMPFEWDSADCDLYGHYYLAQAMFQRGGTDWEKYQPMFRDALMDHQNADGSWPVPGGGNKPAAAGALYAENNANGLHYRTALATLMLEVYYRYLPTGK is encoded by the coding sequence ATGAGCCTCCATGCCCAACTGTCCCCGGAAGCGCGCGCCGCGCTCGAACGCCAGCAGCGGTCCTCGAAAGCCGCGAGCCTGGTCATCGCCATCCTCTGCACCACGCTGCTTGCCCTCGTCATGGGCTTCGTGCTGATGCCTGCGTTCGAAAAGGCCACGCCATGGCCGCAGGCCCAGTATGTCTATCCCGAGACCGACGAACCCATCGACGAACCCAGGGTGAAGGTCAGCTCCACGAAACCGGCCAGCCCGAGCGCCGCATCGGCGAACCTCCTCCACGTCGAAGCGAGCGGTCCGGTTGCGATCCCCGTGCCCGACAACCCGGTGGACTCGGAAGCACCCTTCGGAACCGGCGACGGCTTCGGCACGGGATTCGACGACGGCATGGATGATGGAGCAGGGCCCGGTGGATGGACGCGACTCGAACCCGACTTCCGCAAGCGTTGCTCGAAGGAGGACCGGATCGCGCAGCTTCAGCAAGGCGGCGGCACCGCGGAGATCGACGAGCGGGTGATCCGCGCGCTGAGATTCCTCAAAAGCACGCAAGCTGCCGACGGCGGCTGGGGCACGAGCAACCGCGAGGCGATGACCGGATTGGCCGTGCTCGCCTACCTCGGCCACTGCGAGACGGCGCTCAGCGAGGAATTCGGCGACTCGTGCCTGCGCGGAATCACTTTCCTCACCGACAAGGGCATGAAGGGCAACGGGCGTCTGGTCGAAAACGCGGCCGACAAGCATTGGCCCTACCAGCAGGCGATCGCGACCTACGCCCTTGCCGAGTCGGAAAGCATCCATCACGCGCTCGGCATCGACATCCCCGGACTGCGCGGGACGGTGCAGAAGGCGGGGCAGTTGATTATCGACAGCCAGCACAAGTCGGGCGGCTGGGACTACGGCTACGACGAGTCCAGTAGCCGCGGAGGAGACCTCTCGATCACCGGCTGGCATGTGCAGGCGCTGAAGGCCTGCAAGCTGACGAAGATCGACTTCCGTAACCTCGAAGGCTGCGCGCGCAAGGCGCTGGACTACGTGGAGGCGAGGCAGGGCAGCGACGGCGGCTTCGGCTACACCGGCACCGCGCCGGTCGGCAATGCCGGCTACTGCACCCTGACCGGGGTCGGCATGCTCTCGCTGCAGATGTGGGACAAGGGCTCGCGGGCATCGGTGCGGAAGGGGGCGAAGTATGCGCTGGCGAAGATGCCGTTCGAGTGGGACAGCGCGGATTGCGATCTCTACGGCCACTACTATCTCGCGCAGGCGATGTTCCAGCGCGGCGGGACCGACTGGGAGAAATACCAGCCGATGTTCCGGGATGCATTGATGGATCATCAGAATGCCGATGGCTCATGGCCGGTGCCGGGTGGCGGGAACAAGCCGGCGGCGGCCGGCGCGCTGTATGCCGAGAACAATGCGAACGGCCTGCACTACCGGACCGCCCTCGCGACGCTGATGCTGGAGGTTTATTACCGGTATCTGCCGACGGGGAAGTGA
- a CDS encoding 3-oxoacyl-ACP reductase family protein — MMNDSHPFRLDGRVAWVTGSSRGLGKIIAETLAAAGAKVVVNCYSSREQGEAVVEGIQAAGGEAMLVAGDATDAESIDRMAGEIESTFGPVEILVANATPFQPMKDLEDYTWEEHQSMLDAFVKSPFLLAKRLFPSMKERGYGRFVNITSEVFHAGMPGFSAYVAAKGGQIGWTRSVANEVAPFGITVNTVAPGWIPVERHEDVPAEDKDGYLKTVPVGRWGTPVDIANAVCYFASEASGFVTNQTLLVNGGRIPW, encoded by the coding sequence ATGATGAACGACTCCCACCCCTTCCGCCTCGACGGCCGCGTCGCCTGGGTCACCGGATCCAGCCGCGGGCTTGGAAAGATCATTGCCGAAACACTCGCCGCCGCGGGCGCCAAGGTCGTGGTGAACTGCTACTCCAGCCGCGAGCAGGGCGAGGCGGTGGTCGAGGGAATCCAGGCCGCGGGAGGCGAGGCGATGCTGGTGGCGGGCGACGCGACCGACGCCGAGTCGATCGATCGCATGGCGGGTGAGATCGAAAGCACCTTCGGGCCGGTCGAGATCCTCGTGGCGAACGCGACGCCGTTTCAGCCGATGAAGGATCTCGAGGATTATACGTGGGAGGAGCACCAATCGATGCTCGACGCCTTCGTGAAGAGCCCGTTCCTGCTGGCCAAGCGACTTTTCCCTTCGATGAAGGAGCGTGGCTACGGACGTTTCGTGAACATCACCAGCGAGGTCTTCCACGCCGGCATGCCGGGATTTTCGGCCTACGTCGCGGCCAAGGGCGGCCAGATCGGCTGGACGCGTTCGGTGGCCAACGAGGTCGCGCCGTTCGGGATTACAGTGAACACCGTAGCGCCCGGGTGGATTCCGGTGGAACGCCACGAGGACGTTCCGGCCGAGGACAAGGACGGTTATCTGAAGACGGTGCCGGTCGGAAGATGGGGCACCCCGGTGGATATCGCCAATGCGGTTTGTTACTTCGCCAGCGAGGCGTCGGGCTTCGTGACGAACCAGACGCTATTGGTGAACGGCGGGCGGATTCCTTGGTGA